The following proteins come from a genomic window of Heyndrickxia acidicola:
- a CDS encoding DEAD/DEAH box helicase has product MDISINFDQSWGEELLQRFQNDGPWGNWELYKLAIEMEKHHIIPEFEGLQAPKHLSGLKPLPHQLEVAKQVVENMNGKAILADEVGLGKTIEAGLILKEYMIRGLVKKVLILVPASLVSQWAFELNTKFYIPAIAQKKSYVWEQCDCVVSSIDTAKRSPHREIIYEQNYDLVIIDEAHKLKNHKTKNYEFVQNLKKKFCLLLTATPIQNRIDEIFHLVSLLKPGHLGNESFFMDKYKKGDRSINEDEHLRHLVNKVMIRNRRADTGIEWTKRHVQTVLIDFSKEERALYDALQILRDSESPAANAGFSLMTLQREACSSREAVYYTLKNMLKKQEAPSPAYEEKIAFLIKKIEDITKNSKAEKTLELIKNINDKVIIFTEYRATQLYLQWFLRQNGINSVPFRGGFKRGKKDWMRELFQKHVQVLIATEAGGEGINLQFCHHMINFDLPWNPMRLEQRIGRVHRLGQTEDVHIYNFATKHTVEDHILKLLYEKIHLFERVIGELDDILTKLDFGKLEDHLLDIFKHSKTEGEMKIKMDNLTEMIQFAESLEQGMEEDYRAAGGNSSIS; this is encoded by the coding sequence ATGGATATTAGCATTAATTTTGACCAATCCTGGGGAGAAGAGTTATTACAGCGCTTTCAAAACGATGGTCCATGGGGCAATTGGGAGCTTTATAAACTGGCCATTGAAATGGAAAAGCACCATATTATTCCAGAATTCGAGGGATTGCAGGCTCCAAAGCATTTATCCGGCCTCAAACCCCTTCCCCATCAGCTGGAGGTCGCCAAACAGGTAGTCGAAAATATGAATGGGAAAGCCATTCTTGCAGATGAGGTGGGCCTCGGTAAAACGATTGAAGCTGGCTTAATTTTAAAGGAATATATGATTCGCGGACTCGTTAAAAAAGTATTAATTTTAGTTCCCGCTTCTCTTGTTTCCCAATGGGCATTTGAATTAAATACAAAATTTTATATTCCCGCAATAGCCCAGAAAAAAAGCTATGTCTGGGAACAGTGCGATTGTGTGGTGTCCTCTATTGACACTGCCAAGAGAAGCCCTCACCGAGAAATCATTTATGAACAAAATTACGATCTTGTAATTATTGATGAAGCCCATAAGCTAAAAAACCATAAAACTAAAAACTACGAATTCGTTCAAAATCTTAAAAAGAAATTTTGTTTATTGTTAACCGCTACTCCAATTCAAAACCGTATCGATGAGATTTTCCATCTTGTTTCCTTATTAAAACCCGGCCACCTTGGAAATGAATCCTTTTTTATGGATAAATACAAAAAAGGAGACCGTTCGATTAATGAGGATGAACATTTACGTCACTTGGTAAATAAAGTCATGATTCGAAATCGCAGGGCTGATACCGGGATAGAATGGACAAAACGCCATGTACAGACGGTGCTGATTGACTTTTCTAAAGAGGAAAGGGCGCTTTATGATGCCCTGCAAATCCTCCGTGATTCGGAAAGCCCAGCAGCAAATGCAGGTTTTTCATTAATGACCCTCCAAAGAGAAGCCTGCTCAAGCAGAGAAGCTGTCTACTATACTTTAAAAAATATGTTAAAGAAACAGGAAGCACCCTCTCCTGCTTATGAAGAGAAAATTGCCTTTTTAATAAAAAAAATTGAAGATATCACCAAAAACTCAAAGGCAGAAAAAACACTTGAATTAATAAAAAACATAAATGATAAAGTCATTATTTTCACAGAATACAGAGCTACTCAGCTATACCTGCAATGGTTTTTAAGACAAAATGGCATCAACTCGGTTCCATTTCGCGGAGGCTTTAAAAGAGGGAAAAAAGACTGGATGAGAGAGCTATTTCAAAAGCATGTACAAGTTCTCATTGCAACTGAGGCTGGAGGAGAAGGAATTAACCTCCAATTCTGCCACCATATGATTAATTTTGATCTTCCTTGGAATCCAATGCGACTAGAGCAAAGAATCGGAAGGGTTCACCGCCTCGGGCAAACGGAGGATGTACACATCTATAATTTTGCAACGAAACATACAGTGGAGGATCATATCCTTAAGCTGTTGTATGAAAAGATCCACTTATTTGAACGTGTTATCGGAGAATTGGATGATATTTTAACAAAATTAGATTTTGGAAAATTAGAAGACCATTTATTGGACATTTTCAAGCACTCGAAAACAGAGGGTGAAATGAAAATTAAAATGGACAACTTAACAGAAATGATTCAATTCGCAGAAAGTCTGGAACAAGGAATGGAGGAAGATTACCGTGCAGCAGGAGGAAATTCATCAATATCTTGA
- the gcvT gene encoding glycine cleavage system aminomethyltransferase GcvT has translation MEELKRTPLFEVYKEYGGKTIDFGGWELPVQFSSIKQEHQAVRSNAGLFDVSHMGEFTVKGADSLSFLQKMLTNDVSKLSDGGAQYTAMCYENGGTVDDLLVYKCKDQDYLLVVNASNIEKDFEWLKQHIEGDVILTNISAEISQLAIQGPKAERILQKLVKDTDLSEIKPFKFKEKVNVDGAVALVSRTGYTGEDGFEIYSQSGDAVHLWKALLAAGEEEGILPCGLGARDTLRFEATLALYGQELSKDISPLEAKIGFAVKLDKDSDFIGKEALKSQKENGVPRKLVGIEMLERGIPRHGYKVFANGQEIGEVTTGTQSPTLEKSIGLALVKAEYSEIGSQLEVEIRGKRLKAAVISTPFYKIVKQ, from the coding sequence GTGGAAGAATTAAAAAGGACACCACTATTTGAAGTCTACAAGGAATATGGCGGAAAAACCATTGACTTTGGAGGATGGGAATTGCCTGTTCAATTTTCAAGCATTAAACAGGAGCATCAGGCAGTAAGGTCAAATGCCGGCTTATTCGATGTATCACACATGGGAGAATTTACGGTAAAGGGTGCAGACAGTCTGTCATTTTTACAGAAGATGCTGACAAATGATGTTTCCAAGCTATCCGATGGCGGGGCGCAATATACGGCGATGTGCTATGAAAACGGCGGAACGGTAGATGATTTACTTGTTTACAAGTGCAAGGACCAGGATTATTTATTAGTTGTAAATGCTTCTAATATTGAAAAAGACTTTGAGTGGTTAAAACAGCATATTGAAGGAGATGTCATCCTGACAAATATCTCAGCTGAAATCTCGCAGTTAGCTATACAGGGTCCAAAGGCTGAGCGTATCCTTCAAAAGCTTGTCAAAGACACGGATTTATCTGAAATCAAGCCCTTTAAATTCAAAGAAAAAGTAAATGTGGATGGAGCTGTTGCCCTGGTTTCCCGGACAGGCTATACCGGAGAAGACGGGTTTGAGATCTATTCCCAGTCAGGTGATGCAGTCCATTTATGGAAGGCACTGCTTGCTGCCGGAGAAGAAGAAGGAATTCTTCCTTGCGGCCTGGGCGCAAGGGATACGCTTCGCTTTGAAGCAACTCTCGCACTTTATGGGCAGGAACTATCCAAAGATATCAGTCCGCTGGAAGCAAAAATTGGCTTTGCTGTGAAATTGGATAAAGACAGTGACTTTATTGGAAAAGAAGCACTTAAAAGCCAGAAAGAAAATGGAGTGCCAAGGAAGCTTGTGGGGATTGAAATGCTGGAACGCGGAATTCCACGACATGGATATAAAGTCTTTGCAAATGGTCAGGAGATCGGCGAGGTGACAACAGGCACCCAGTCTCCAACTCTTGAGAAAAGCATTGGGCTTGCTCTTGTAAAAGCAGAGTATAGTGAAATTGGCAGCCAGCTCGAGGTGGAAATACGCGGGAAACGTCTGAAAGCAGCCGTTATATCAACACCATTTTATAAAATAGTAAAACAGTAG
- the gcvPA gene encoding aminomethyl-transferring glycine dehydrogenase subunit GcvPA produces MAKHRYLPMTEQDQNEMLKTIGVSSVDELFSDIPEKVRFKGQYNIKPAKSETSLLKELSKLASKNADLKSHASFLGAGVYDHYIPTIVDHVISRSEFYTAYTPYQPEISQGELQAIFEFQTMICELTGMDVANSSMYDGGTALAEAAMLSCGHTRKKKVLVSKTVHPESRDVLFTYAKGQGIEVIEIPHQNGLTDIHALKELMDENVAAVVVQYPNFFGQIERLKDLEPIVHEMKSLMVVSSNPLALGALTPPGKLGADIVVGDAQVFGIPAAYGGPHCGYFSVTSKLMRKLPGRLVGQTIDENGKRGFVLTLQAREQHIRRDKATSNICSNQALNALAASVAMTALGKKGVKEMALQNIYKTEYAKSQFKEKGIEVVFENGNFNEFVINTRSPVKEINQQLLEKGIIGGYDLGRNYKELENHMLVAVTEMRTKEEIDEFVKELGDRHE; encoded by the coding sequence ATGGCAAAGCATCGTTACTTACCAATGACAGAACAAGACCAAAACGAGATGCTAAAAACAATAGGGGTTTCATCTGTTGATGAATTGTTTAGTGATATTCCGGAAAAAGTCCGCTTTAAAGGGCAATACAATATTAAACCGGCAAAATCCGAAACTTCATTATTAAAAGAACTGTCTAAGCTTGCTTCTAAAAATGCAGACCTAAAAAGCCATGCTTCTTTTTTAGGGGCAGGTGTATATGATCATTACATTCCAACGATTGTGGATCACGTTATTTCCAGATCTGAATTCTATACTGCTTATACACCATATCAGCCTGAGATTTCTCAAGGTGAATTGCAGGCCATTTTTGAGTTTCAAACCATGATTTGTGAACTTACCGGGATGGACGTGGCCAATTCCTCCATGTACGACGGCGGAACAGCGTTAGCTGAAGCAGCAATGCTTTCATGCGGCCATACACGCAAAAAAAAGGTGCTTGTATCGAAGACAGTTCATCCTGAATCAAGAGATGTTCTCTTTACATATGCAAAGGGCCAGGGCATTGAAGTAATTGAGATACCCCATCAAAACGGCTTAACGGATATCCATGCATTAAAAGAATTAATGGATGAAAATGTGGCGGCAGTGGTTGTCCAATATCCTAACTTCTTTGGACAAATAGAAAGGTTAAAGGATTTAGAACCGATTGTACATGAAATGAAGTCGCTGATGGTCGTGTCCAGCAATCCTCTTGCATTAGGTGCGCTTACGCCTCCTGGAAAGCTTGGTGCCGACATTGTAGTTGGCGACGCACAGGTTTTTGGTATTCCGGCTGCCTATGGTGGTCCACACTGCGGATATTTCTCAGTTACATCTAAGCTAATGCGAAAGTTACCAGGCAGACTCGTTGGGCAAACGATTGACGAAAATGGTAAAAGAGGCTTTGTTTTAACATTGCAGGCTCGTGAGCAGCATATCCGCCGGGATAAGGCTACTTCAAACATTTGTTCAAATCAGGCATTAAATGCTCTTGCTGCATCTGTAGCAATGACAGCTCTTGGAAAAAAAGGCGTAAAAGAAATGGCTCTACAAAATATTTATAAAACAGAATATGCCAAATCACAGTTCAAGGAAAAGGGAATTGAGGTTGTTTTTGAAAATGGCAATTTCAATGAATTTGTGATTAATACCCGAAGTCCTGTAAAGGAAATAAATCAGCAGCTTCTAGAAAAAGGCATTATTGGGGGCTATGATTTAGGCCGTAATTATAAAGAATTAGAGAATCATATGCTTGTAGCAGTAACAGAAATGCGTACGAAAGAAGAAATTGATGAGTTCGTAAAGGAATTGGGGGATCGCCATGAATAA
- the gcvPB gene encoding aminomethyl-transferring glycine dehydrogenase subunit GcvPB gives MNNNQEMPLIFERSTEGRIGYSLPELDVPKVNVDQLIPSDYIRTEEPGLPEISELDIMRHYTLLSKNNHGVDSGFYPLGSCTMKYNPKINESVARFPGFAHIHPLQEESSVQGALELMYDLQEHLIEITGMDEVTLQPAAGAHGEWTGLMMIRSFHEANGDMKRTKVIVPDSAHGTNPASATVAGLETVTVKSNEEGLVDLEDLRRLAGPDTAALMLTNPNTLGLFERDIVEIAEIIHGVGGKLYYDGANLNAVLSKARPGDMGFDVVHLNLHKTFTGPHGGGGPGSGPVGVKKELIPFLPKPVVTKKDGQFILDYDRPESIGRVKPYYGNFGINVRAYTYIRSMGPDGLEAVTENAVLNANYMMRRLAEYYDLPYDQHCKHEFVLSGRRQKKLGVRTLDIAKRLLDFGFHPPTVYFPLNVEECIMIEPTETESKETLDSFIDTMIQIAKEAEENPEVVQDAPYNTFVKRLDEAQAARKPVLRYQSNH, from the coding sequence ATGAATAATAACCAAGAAATGCCGCTAATTTTTGAACGATCAACGGAAGGGCGTATTGGATACAGCCTTCCTGAACTGGATGTGCCAAAAGTGAATGTTGACCAGTTGATTCCATCTGATTATATACGTACGGAAGAGCCAGGTCTTCCTGAAATCTCAGAGCTGGATATTATGAGACATTATACACTTCTGTCGAAAAATAATCATGGTGTGGATTCAGGCTTTTATCCGCTTGGTTCTTGTACTATGAAATATAATCCTAAAATCAATGAATCTGTAGCACGCTTTCCTGGTTTCGCTCATATCCACCCCTTGCAGGAGGAAAGCTCTGTACAGGGTGCTCTTGAATTAATGTATGATTTGCAGGAGCACTTAATTGAAATTACCGGAATGGACGAGGTTACACTTCAGCCTGCAGCAGGTGCACATGGGGAATGGACAGGGCTGATGATGATTCGTTCTTTCCATGAGGCTAATGGAGACATGAAAAGAACAAAGGTCATTGTCCCGGATTCAGCACATGGTACCAACCCTGCATCTGCTACAGTAGCAGGTCTTGAGACTGTTACGGTTAAATCAAATGAAGAAGGCTTGGTAGATCTGGAGGATTTGAGGCGCCTTGCCGGACCGGACACAGCTGCGCTTATGCTGACAAACCCAAATACACTCGGTCTCTTTGAAAGGGATATTGTAGAGATAGCTGAAATCATCCACGGTGTAGGCGGAAAGCTTTATTATGATGGAGCCAATTTAAATGCTGTATTATCGAAGGCTCGTCCAGGGGACATGGGATTCGATGTTGTGCATTTAAATCTTCATAAAACTTTTACTGGTCCGCATGGAGGCGGCGGCCCAGGCTCCGGACCAGTTGGCGTGAAAAAGGAACTGATTCCATTTTTGCCAAAACCGGTTGTAACAAAAAAAGACGGACAGTTTATTTTGGATTATGATAGACCCGAGTCTATTGGCCGCGTGAAGCCATACTACGGAAATTTCGGTATCAATGTCCGGGCCTATACGTATATCCGATCTATGGGTCCTGATGGCCTTGAGGCTGTTACGGAAAATGCAGTACTCAATGCAAATTACATGATGAGGAGATTGGCTGAATACTATGATCTTCCTTACGATCAACATTGTAAGCATGAATTTGTATTAAGTGGACGGAGACAAAAGAAATTGGGTGTGCGGACCCTTGATATTGCGAAAAGGCTGCTTGATTTCGGGTTCCATCCGCCAACCGTTTACTTCCCGCTTAATGTTGAAGAATGCATTATGATTGAACCGACAGAAACAGAATCAAAAGAAACGCTTGATTCCTTTATTGATACAATGATTCAGATTGCAAAAGAAGCTGAAGAAAATCCAGAAGTAGTTCAGGATGCCCCTTACAACACGTTTGTAAAGCGCCTTGATGAAGCGCAGGCGGCAAGAAAACCTGTTCTGCGTTATCAGTCTAATCATTAA
- a CDS encoding AAA family ATPase — protein sequence MKSISLKTSFKKDSYPFTLPLFQSFHSLSFDAPIIIFAGENGTGKSTLLQGIAAAAQIPSAGGYEIEDDTDFMNSKKLAAALKLSWNNRTRSGFFLRSEDFLYFTKRISRMKQEAIEELRLIQEDYKNKSDYARSLAEMPHKRTLHDLKKLYSEGLETRSHGEGFLDFFKSRLKSNGIYLLDEPETPLSPMRQLSFMSMVMDAVKEGAQFFIVTHSPILMALPGAEIYSFDSHSIEKVSYSDVEHVQITKQFLEAPERFIKYL from the coding sequence TTGAAAAGCATTTCATTGAAAACTTCTTTTAAAAAAGATAGCTACCCTTTTACTTTGCCTTTATTTCAATCATTCCACTCACTGTCATTTGATGCCCCTATCATAATATTTGCAGGAGAAAATGGAACCGGCAAGTCTACTCTCCTTCAGGGAATAGCTGCAGCAGCTCAAATCCCATCAGCAGGCGGTTATGAAATCGAAGACGATACTGACTTTATGAATTCAAAAAAGCTTGCTGCTGCTCTGAAATTGAGTTGGAACAATCGAACCAGGAGTGGTTTCTTTTTGCGCTCTGAAGACTTTTTATACTTTACAAAAAGAATATCTCGCATGAAGCAGGAAGCAATAGAAGAATTACGTCTCATACAAGAAGACTATAAAAATAAATCCGATTATGCCCGGAGTCTGGCTGAAATGCCGCATAAGCGGACATTGCATGACCTCAAGAAACTGTATTCAGAAGGTTTGGAGACACGGTCTCACGGAGAAGGTTTTCTTGATTTTTTCAAATCAAGGCTTAAGTCCAATGGCATTTATCTGCTTGATGAGCCAGAAACACCACTTTCTCCTATGCGCCAGCTAAGTTTTATGAGTATGGTAATGGATGCAGTAAAAGAAGGCGCCCAGTTTTTTATCGTAACCCATTCCCCTATTCTGATGGCACTGCCAGGTGCAGAAATTTATTCGTTTGACAGTCATTCTATTGAAAAAGTATCTTATTCCGACGTAGAACACGTCCAAATTACAAAGCAATTCCTCGAAGCACCGGAAAGATTTATTAAGTATTTGTAG
- a CDS encoding rhodanese-like domain-containing protein, with product MTNYIVLIILIVAVIAYSVFTYFFQKRTVKSLTEEEFKVGYRKAQLIDVREPNEFEEGHILGARNIPLSQLRMRGKEIRTDQPVYLYCQTGMRSGRAGQTLYRKGYRNLYHLQGGFKKWTGKIKTKK from the coding sequence TTGACTAACTATATTGTACTTATTATCCTGATCGTGGCTGTAATTGCCTACTCAGTATTCACCTACTTCTTCCAAAAGAGAACTGTTAAATCCTTAACAGAAGAGGAATTTAAAGTAGGTTACAGAAAGGCTCAGCTAATTGACGTGAGAGAGCCGAACGAATTTGAAGAAGGACATATTCTGGGTGCTAGAAACATCCCTCTCTCACAGCTTAGAATGAGAGGCAAGGAAATTCGGACTGATCAGCCGGTTTATTTATATTGCCAAACCGGAATGAGAAGCGGACGTGCAGGCCAGACACTTTATCGTAAAGGGTATAGGAACCTTTATCATTTGCAGGGTGGATTTAAAAAATGGACAGGAAAAATTAAAACAAAAAAATAA
- a CDS encoding lipoate--protein ligase family protein, with protein MKKEVWRFIDSGHCSPSFNMALDEALLDWHSEGKIPPTIRFYGWNPATLSIGYFQKAEKEIDFDAVQRHGLGFVRRPTGGRGVLHEHELTYSVIVSEEHPEMPKTVTEAYRVISEGILKGFHGLGLEAYFAVPRTQEEKEGLKNPRSSVCFDAPSWYELVVEGRKVAGSAQTRQKGVILQHGSILLDLDEDKLFSIFKYPSDRVKERMQRAFKNKAVAMNEIRNEPVSFDEAKAAFKKGFEEGLNIELEPYELAASELEYVNNLAKSRYESHEWNFKR; from the coding sequence ATGAAAAAAGAGGTATGGCGCTTTATTGATTCAGGGCATTGTTCCCCGTCCTTTAACATGGCTTTGGATGAGGCATTGCTGGATTGGCATAGTGAAGGGAAAATTCCTCCTACCATTCGATTCTATGGGTGGAATCCTGCTACTCTTTCAATAGGGTATTTCCAGAAGGCGGAGAAAGAAATTGATTTCGATGCCGTCCAGCGGCATGGTCTGGGATTTGTTCGACGCCCTACAGGAGGACGCGGCGTCCTGCATGAGCATGAGCTTACATATAGTGTAATCGTTTCCGAAGAGCATCCTGAAATGCCTAAAACGGTTACAGAAGCGTATAGGGTGATATCTGAAGGAATCTTAAAGGGATTTCACGGACTTGGACTTGAAGCTTATTTCGCAGTGCCGAGAACTCAGGAAGAAAAAGAGGGCCTTAAAAATCCCCGATCCTCCGTATGCTTTGACGCACCAAGCTGGTATGAACTTGTGGTGGAAGGCAGAAAAGTAGCTGGAAGTGCACAGACAAGACAGAAGGGTGTCATCTTGCAGCATGGTTCCATCCTTCTTGATCTGGATGAAGATAAATTATTCAGTATCTTTAAATACCCAAGTGACCGCGTTAAAGAAAGAATGCAAAGAGCCTTTAAAAATAAAGCCGTTGCCATGAATGAAATCAGGAATGAGCCCGTTTCATTTGATGAAGCAAAAGCAGCTTTTAAAAAGGGCTTTGAAGAAGGGTTAAATATTGAATTGGAGCCGTATGAACTGGCTGCGTCAGAATTGGAGTATGTCAACAATCTGGCGAAATCCCGTTATGAGTCTCATGAATGGAATTTTAAGAGATAA
- a CDS encoding vitamin B12-dependent ribonucleotide reductase, with amino-acid sequence MSVTSAKILKINVERLNKDISLFPQVHPITPDMYITHKGVSRLVMIDRYAFKDTEKVTLTEGDFVVLTIKEDPKFPARGMGVIQNIDWENNRADILIDEEYRTALDQPGELETGVITRPLDVIEKPLEIFYEQIAKRNATGLASVEKTEEKRKEWFEKFYEELVNLNFVPAGRVLYGAGADTEVTYFNCYVMPFIPDSREGISEHRKQVMEIMSRGGGVGTNGSTLRPRNTLAKGVNGKSSGSVSWLDDIAKLTHLVEQGGSRRGAQMIMLSSWHPDIVEFIISKMQNPRILRFLIENTSDPVIKKHAREKLKFTPLTQIETDMYQGILNYKPISGQGGFSSDIILEAEEKLNTGGTYTVHNPEFLTGANISVCLTADFMEAVEKDMDYELRFPDVESYTKEEMAKYNDEWHEVGDVREWEKLGHKVRTYRTMKARELWNLINICATYSAEPGIFFIDNANDMTNAKAYGQKVVATNPCGEQPLAPYSVCNLAAVNLAQMADKTTKTVDFEKLRKTVEIGVRMQDNVIDATPYFLAENKKQALGERRVGLGVMGLADLLIYCEKEYGSEEGNELVDKVFETIAVTAYNTSVELAKEKGSFPFLQGETEEETARLRKAFISTGYMKKMPEEIRQSILETGIRNSHLLTVAPTGSTGTMIGCSTGLEPYFSFTYYRSGRLGKFIEVKADIVQEYLDANPAAESNQLPEWFVTAMELAPEAHADVQCVIQRWIDSSISKTVNTPSGYTVEQVQKVYERLYNGGAKGGTVYVDGSRDSQVLTLKAEENTTGQEVAFKPEKQQVVLVETIQALQSTSVTYGSEIGDTCPVCRTGKVKEHGGCNTCDNCHAQLKCGL; translated from the coding sequence ATGTCTGTTACGTCTGCAAAAATACTGAAAATCAATGTGGAAAGGTTGAATAAGGACATCTCCTTATTTCCGCAGGTACACCCTATCACTCCTGACATGTATATTACTCACAAAGGTGTTTCAAGACTTGTCATGATTGATCGTTATGCTTTTAAAGACACAGAAAAAGTAACTCTTACGGAAGGGGACTTTGTGGTATTAACGATAAAAGAAGATCCGAAATTTCCAGCACGCGGCATGGGGGTAATTCAAAATATAGATTGGGAAAATAACCGAGCTGATATTTTAATTGATGAAGAATACAGAACAGCTTTGGACCAGCCCGGTGAGCTTGAAACAGGAGTGATTACAAGGCCGTTAGATGTGATTGAAAAGCCTCTTGAAATCTTTTATGAGCAAATTGCAAAAAGAAACGCAACAGGCTTGGCTTCCGTCGAAAAAACAGAAGAGAAGCGGAAAGAATGGTTTGAAAAGTTCTATGAGGAGCTTGTAAACCTAAACTTTGTCCCTGCAGGAAGGGTGTTATATGGGGCTGGCGCAGACACTGAAGTAACTTATTTTAACTGTTATGTTATGCCTTTCATCCCGGATTCCCGCGAAGGTATTTCAGAGCACAGAAAACAAGTGATGGAAATAATGAGCCGCGGCGGCGGAGTCGGTACAAACGGTTCAACCCTTCGTCCTAGGAATACTCTTGCAAAAGGCGTAAATGGAAAATCCTCAGGATCCGTATCATGGCTGGATGATATTGCGAAGCTGACACACCTTGTTGAACAGGGCGGATCTCGCCGAGGCGCCCAAATGATTATGCTTTCCTCTTGGCATCCGGATATTGTGGAGTTTATCATCTCAAAAATGCAAAACCCTCGCATTCTTCGATTCCTGATTGAAAACACAAGTGACCCGGTTATTAAGAAACACGCAAGAGAAAAACTTAAATTTACTCCTCTTACACAAATAGAAACAGATATGTATCAGGGCATCCTGAACTATAAGCCGATTTCTGGACAGGGAGGGTTCAGCTCCGACATCATTCTTGAAGCAGAAGAAAAGCTGAACACAGGCGGAACGTATACAGTGCATAATCCTGAATTTTTAACAGGTGCCAATATTTCGGTTTGCCTAACAGCCGATTTTATGGAAGCTGTAGAAAAAGACATGGACTATGAACTTCGCTTCCCAGATGTTGAGAGCTACACCAAGGAAGAAATGGCAAAATATAATGATGAATGGCATGAAGTAGGAGACGTTCGTGAATGGGAAAAACTTGGGCATAAGGTACGTACTTACCGCACAATGAAAGCCCGAGAGCTATGGAATCTGATCAATATCTGTGCTACCTATTCGGCAGAACCCGGCATCTTCTTTATTGATAACGCCAATGACATGACCAATGCCAAAGCTTATGGACAAAAGGTAGTGGCGACAAATCCATGCGGTGAACAGCCACTCGCACCATACAGTGTATGTAACCTTGCTGCAGTAAATCTCGCGCAGATGGCAGATAAAACAACAAAAACAGTTGATTTTGAAAAGCTTAGGAAAACAGTGGAGATTGGTGTCCGTATGCAGGACAATGTCATTGATGCTACACCATATTTCCTGGCTGAAAATAAAAAGCAGGCACTTGGTGAAAGACGAGTTGGACTTGGCGTAATGGGTCTTGCCGATCTTTTAATCTATTGTGAAAAAGAGTATGGTTCCGAAGAAGGAAATGAGCTTGTTGACAAAGTATTTGAAACAATTGCTGTAACGGCATATAATACATCCGTTGAGCTGGCAAAAGAAAAAGGCAGCTTTCCCTTTTTGCAAGGTGAAACAGAGGAAGAAACTGCCCGCCTGAGAAAAGCATTCATTTCTACAGGCTATATGAAAAAAATGCCGGAAGAAATCAGACAATCGATTCTTGAAACAGGCATACGCAACTCCCATTTGTTAACTGTTGCCCCAACAGGCTCAACAGGAACGATGATAGGGTGCTCAACTGGGCTTGAGCCGTACTTCTCCTTTACTTATTATCGCAGCGGCCGTCTTGGTAAATTTATTGAAGTAAAAGCTGACATTGTACAGGAGTACCTGGATGCAAACCCTGCTGCTGAATCTAACCAGCTCCCAGAATGGTTTGTAACGGCAATGGAATTGGCCCCGGAAGCCCATGCAGATGTGCAGTGCGTAATTCAACGCTGGATTGACAGTTCAATCTCCAAAACTGTTAATACGCCAAGCGGCTATACAGTGGAGCAGGTTCAAAAAGTATACGAAAGACTTTACAATGGCGGTGCAAAAGGGGGTACAGTGTATGTAGACGGCAGCCGCGATTCTCAGGTACTGACCCTAAAGGCAGAAGAAAATACAACTGGCCAAGAGGTTGCTTTTAAACCTGAAAAACAGCAGGTCGTCCTGGTGGAAACTATTCAGGCGCTTCAATCAACCAGCGTCACATATGGTTCTGAAATAGGGGATACCTGCCCTGTTTGCCGCACAGGTAAAGTGAAAGAGCATGGTGGATGCAATACATGTGATAATTGCCATGCCCAGCTGAAATGCGGATTGTAA